Part of the Micromonospora inyonensis genome, GGCGTCGCGCAGCGCCCGGTCGACCACCGGGGAACGGTAGGAGCCGGGGTTGAAGAAGCCCTGGCCGGCGAAGGTCGACGTGAACAGCTTGAAGGAGACGAAGTCCGGGTCGTACGGTGTGCCGAACCCCATGACCAGCGCGTCGGTCCCCATCCGGGGGGTGATCGCGTCCCAGGTGAGCCCCTCGGGAGTGATCCTGATGCCGACCTTCCGCGCGTCGGCGGTCACCGCCAGGGCGAGTTCCTTGCGCAGGCTGTCGGCGGCCGGGTACATCAGGGAGAACGCCGCCTGGCGGCCGTCCTTGACGCGGACGCCGTCCGGGCCGGGCTTCCAGCCGGCCGCGTCGAGGGCGGCGGTGGCGGCGGCCGGGTCGGCGGCCGGTTTGCCGGCGATGGACGGCTCGGCGAACTCCGACGTCGGCGGGATCGGCCCGAACGCCGGTTCCCCGGCCCCGCCGAGCACACCGGCCACCATCGCCGAACGGTCGACCGCCGCGTGCAGCGCCTTCCGCACGGCCGGGTCTCCGGTGACCGGCCCGCCCATCGGCAGCATGACGCCCCGGTAGTCGGCGGTGGGAACCCGCTGCACCTGGTAGCCGGCCCGCCCGTCGAAACCGACCGCCAGTTTCGGGGCCAGCTCGGCGACGTCGAACTCCCCTGCCCGCGTCCGCTGGGCGCGGACGTTGTCGTCGGGGACGAAGGCCACCACCACCCCGGAGTTGGCCGGTCGGCCGCCCCAGTACCGCTCGTTGGCGGCGAGCACCAGCCGGTCGCCCGGGGTCCAGGAGGTGACCCGGTACGGGCCGGTGCCCACCGGCCTGCGGTTGAACGCGGCCTTGTTGACGTCCTGCCCGGCGAGGGCCTTCGCCGGCACGATGCCGAGCGCGAGGCGCTGGAGGAACGGCGCGTAGGCGTACCGGAGGGTGAAGACCACGGTCGACGGGTCGGGTGCGGCCACGGAGGCGAGCATGTCCAGGTCGGACCGGAGCGTCGAGTCGACCTTCGGGTCCAGCACCGCCCGGTAGGTGAAGGCGACGTCCTGCGCGGTCAGCGGACTGCCGTCGTGGAAGACCACCCCGTCGCGCAGCTTCGCCGTGACCGTTCTCCCGTCGGCCGACACGGTCGGCAGATCCCGGGCCAGGGCCGGCACGAGCTGGTTGCGGGCGTCGC contains:
- a CDS encoding ABC transporter substrate-binding protein; this encodes MVTMVATGLLALSACSTPTATSTAAGADTLVVATAGEPDTLNPVLNYGVDGGSLIFDGLVARDARNQLVPALARDLPTVSADGRTVTAKLRDGVVFHDGSPLTAQDVAFTYRAVLDPKVDSTLRSDLDMLASVAAPDPSTVVFTLRYAYAPFLQRLALGIVPAKALAGQDVNKAAFNRRPVGTGPYRVTSWTPGDRLVLAANERYWGGRPANSGVVVAFVPDDNVRAQRTRAGEFDVAELAPKLAVGFDGRAGYQVQRVPTADYRGVMLPMGGPVTGDPAVRKALHAAVDRSAMVAGVLGGAGEPAFGPIPPTSEFAEPSIAGKPAADPAAATAALDAAGWKPGPDGVRVKDGRQAAFSLMYPAADSLRKELALAVTADARKVGIRITPEGLTWDAITPRMGTDALVMGFGTPYDPDFVSFKLFTSTFAGQGFFNPGSYRSPVVDRALRDARANAEPAARRAAYATFQKQLATDLPWVFLTYLQHTYVVRDGVSGVTPRVEPHEHDVANSLWWNIHTWTRTS